In Klebsiella aerogenes, the DNA window ACATCCACGCCAGCGCCAGCATTGGCCAAATCATCAAACCGAGGTACATCACAAAACTGGTTAATTGGCCGAGGGTCAGCTCGCCCTGCAGCACCAGCCAGCTGCCGCCGCCGATCGCCAGCAGGTTGGCCGCGCCGATAGCGATATAGATAGTGGGGTCGAAGCGGGCGTCGATACGCGCCACCCGCATGTTCTTGGCCCCGGTATCTGCCGCATCGGCGGCGAATTGCGCCGATTGACGGTCTTCAAGACCGAAGGCTTTAATCATGCGAATACTGGTCAGGCTCTCCTGAGTGCGATCGTTAAGACTGGAAAAAGCCGCCTGCGCCACGCGGAAGCGTTCATGCAGGGCATCGCCGTTGCGCTTGATCGCCAGCGCCATAAACGGCATCGGCAACAGCGCCAGCAGGGTCAACTGCCAGCTGATTTGCGTCGACATGACAATGAGCACCGCGCAACCCATCACCAGCGAATCCACTAATGTCAAAACGCCCTCCCCGGCGGCGAAGACCACGCGGTCAACGTCGTTGGTCGCACGGGCGATCAGGTCGCCGGTACGGTGGCGCAGATAAAAGGCCGGGTGCTGACGACTGAGTTGGCGATAGAAATCTTCGCGTAGCTCAACGGCCAGTTGATAAGATGCGCCGAACAACAGGACGCGCCAGACGTAGCGCAGCAGATATATCATCACCGCAATGACCACCAGCGCGCCAATCCACATCCACACCTTCTCTGCGGTGTAATGTTCTTTGGTCACGCCATCGACCACAATGCCCACCACTTTCGGCGGGATCAACTGAAGTACGGCAATGACGGCTAGCAGAGCAACGGCGCCGAGGTAACGGCGCCACTCCCGGCGAAAGTACCAGCTAAGTTGAGCAAATAATCGCAAACGGTAGAATCCTGAATCTGTAAATCGTGGCGGCGAATAGCCGTTAATCAATAGGCAAAGCTGTGGTGTATTTTATCTGTTCCATGGCGAAACTCGAAGTGACATCCGAAAGGCCCGGTACGCTGTTCACCAGACGTTTATAAAAGTCGTCATAGCGCTTCATATCCGCGACCTGCACCCGCAGCAGGTAATCGTATTCCCCGGCCATGCGCCAGAAGCCAAGCACTTCCGCCATTTGCGTCACTTCGCTGACAAAGCGGCAGTACCAGTCGCTGCTGTGATGCTGGGTTTTAATCAAGACAAAGGCGGTTAACCCAAGTCCGAGTTTTTCCGCATCCAGTATGGCGACGCGCTCGCGTAGGATGCCTTCATCCTCGAGGCGCTTGAGCCGTTTCCAGCAGGGTGTGGTGGTCAGATTAACGGCATCCGCCAGCGCCTGCAAAGAGAGGGTACAGTCTGTTTGCAGCAATGAGAGCAGCTTACGGTCAATTTTATCTAGCATAAGACCACCTGAGAGAATAATTTACTCCCGTAATTGTAATTGAAAGGCTAAATAGCAACAATTTTTCCCGCACTTTCCGCTAAGCTGGGCACAAAATGACAAACAGGAAACCGAGATGAATAGCGCCTGGGTAAAACACGCCATTAGTGAAATTAACGCCGACTATCAGCGTTCCGCCGATACACACCTGATTCGCCTGGCGCTGCCCGGTTTCCCGGGGATCCAAATTTATCTTAAAGATGAGAGCACCCATCCGACCGGCAGCCTCAAACACCGCCTGGCGCGTTCACTGTTTCTTTACGGCCTGTGCAACGGTTGGATCAAAGAAGGCACCACCATTATCGAATCGTCCTCCGGTTCGACAGCGGTCTCGGAAGCCTATTTCGCCCGCCTGCTGGGGTTGCCGTTTATTGCCGTGATGCCCTCCTGCACGGCGAAACGTAAAATCGAACAAATCGAGTTTTACGGCGGGCGTTGCCATTTCGTGGACAGCGCCTGCGAAATCTACGCTGCTTCCGAAACGCTGGCGCGCGAGCTGAACGGCCACTATATGGATCAGTTCACCTTCGCCGAACGCGCCACCGACTGGCGTGGCAACAACAACATCGCCGACAGTATTTTCCGCCAGATGACCCATGAGCCGCACCCGCAGCCGTCATGGATCGTCATGAGTGCCGGCACCGGCGGCACCTCGGCGACCATTGGCCGCTACATTCGCTGCCAGGGTTACGAAACCCAACTGATGGTCGTCGACCCGCAGAACTCGGTATTCCTCAATTACTGGCAAAGCCGCGACGCCAGCCTGCGCAGCCCGGTCGGCAGCAAAATTGAAGGGATTGGCCGCCCGCGCGTCGAGCCGTCGTTCATTCCCGATGTTGTCGACGAGATGCTGCGCGTGCCGGATGCCGCCAGCGTTGCCACCGCGCTGTGGCTGGAAACGCAGCTTGGGCGGAAGGTCGGCGCCTCTACCGGCACCAATATGTGGGGCGTACTGCAACTGGCCGCGCGCATGCGCGATGAAGGACGCACGGGTTCTATTGTCACCCTGCTGTGCGACAGCGGCGAGCGCTATCTGGAAAGCTATTACAACCCGCAGTGGGTGGCGGCCAATATCGGCGACATCGCCCCGTGGCAGGCGCAGATCGCGCAACTGATCAGCGCAAAATAAAAAAAGCCAGATAGCGTGCTACCTGGCTTGCTGGAAGAGTCTCTCTATTCGGGGGAATAAGGAAGATCAGGATTATCCAGCCAATGAGTTAAAAAGTGGGAGACCGCCTGGTGACGGCAGTCGCCGATAACCGGTAGATGCGGCAGCTCGGCTTTGAGCTGCGGCATCGCGTTGCCCATGATAAAACCTCGCCCTACGCTGCCGAGCATCTCACGGTCATTCATCGCATCGCCAAACGCCATGCAGTCCTGCAAAGTGAAGCCTAAATGTTGGCTCAGTACCGCCAACGCGGCGCCTTTATTACAGCCGACCGGCAACACTTCCAGACAGTCCATCGCCGAGAAACAGAGCGACGCGCGATCGCCTAACGCGTCATTCAGTTGGATCCGCAGGCGACGCAGATCGTCATGATCGCCGCAGAAACAGATCTTTGTGACGTGATGCGCGGGCATCCTTTTTGGATCGCACAGCTGATAATGGAAACCGCTGAAGGCATGGGCGTGGAGCATTTCGGGTCTTGCCTGGCCGGTAAACCAGCCGCCATCGTTAAAGACGTGCATGCTGGCGCGGGTATCCCACGCGCTATGCAGCACTTCTTCCGCAACCTCAGGGTTCAGATCCTGGCGGTACAGCTCATCGCCTTCCAGCGAATGGATGCGCGTGCCGTTGCCGGTAATCAGAAAGGCATCGAGGGAGAACTCGCCGACTACGCGGTGCATTTCCAGGGCATGGCGACCGGTGGCGAACGTCAGGGCGATATCGCGTTCACGCAGCCGTTTCAGCGCCGTAAGCGTCTGCTCTCCGAGACGATGATCCGGCATCAGCAAGGTGCCGTCCATATCAAATGCCGCCAGTTTTGCCATGGTATTTTCCCCGATGTGTGATGGGTTTCGCTTGTGTTGCAGTATCGCCTGGGATATACGGAAGTAATAGTGAATAGATATTTTTTATTGTTCCGGGTTTACGGCAAGATGAGATTATTAAACCGTTTAAATCAGTACCAGCGGCTGTGGCAGCCCTCATCCGGCGCACCGCAGCAGGTTACCGTCGGCGAGCTTGCGGAGCGCTGCTTTTGCAGCGAACGCCATATTCGCACTCTGCTGCGCCAGGCGCAGGAAGCCGGGTGGTTAAGCTGGCAGGCCAGCTCCGGGCGTGGCAAGCGCGGGCAACTTTGTTTTCACAAAACCCCCGAGAGCCTGCGTAACGAGATGATGGAACACGCGCTGAATAAAGGGCAGCAGCAGAATGCGCTGGAACTGGCGCAGCTGGCGCCGGTAGAACTGAAAGCGCTACTGCATCCCTTCCTCGGCGGCCAGTGGCAAAACAATACCCCAACGCTGCGTATCCCTTACTATCGCCCACTGGAACCACTGCGCCCCGGTTTCCTCCCCGGGCGCGCGGAACAACATTTGGCCGGACAGATCTATGCCGGCCTGACGCGTTTTGACGATCGCGACAATACCCCGGTGGGCGATCTGGCGCACCACTGGCAGGTGTCGCCCGATGGCCTGCGCTGGCATTTTTATATCCGCTCCACCCTGTGCTGGCATAACGGCGATGCCGTAGAAACCGCGCAGCTGCGGCAAAGGTTACTGCTGCTGCTTGAACTACCGGCCTTACGCACGCTCTTTGCCAGCATTAGCCGAATCGACATCACTCATGCCCAGTGTCTGACCATTACGCTGCACCGCGCCGACTACTGGCTGCCGTTCCGTTTAGCCAGCTACTGTAGCGTACTGGCCCATCCTGACGATCCGGCTATCGGCTGCGGCCCGTTCCGCCTGAAGCTATTCAGCCCGGAACTGGTACGGCTGGAGAACCATCCCCGCTACCACCTGCAACATCCGCTCATCCAGGCGGTGGAGTTCTGGATCACGCCGCAGCTGTTCGAACGCGATCTCGGCACCAGCTGTCGGCATCCGGTGCAGATCACTATCGGCGATCCCGAAGAACTCGATAATCTGCGCCAGGTCAGCAAGAGCATCAGCCTGGGTTTCTGCTATTTGACCCTGCGTCATAGCCCTCGCCTTAGCAAGGCGCAGGCTCAACGGTTGGTGTCAATTATCCACCGCTCGTCGCTACTGGAGACGCTGCCGCTGGATGAAGGGCTGATCACGCCAAGTCACGAAGTGCTGCCGGGATGGTCGATTCCGCAGGGGCCGGAAAACCATGAGGTACCGCTGCCGTCGCAGTTAACCCTGCTCTATCACCTGCCGGTTGAGCTACATGCGATGGCTGAACAGCTGCGGCTACGGCTTGCCACCCTTGGCTGCGAACTGACAATCATTTTTCACGACGCGAAAAATTGGGACGGTTGCCAGCACCTGGCACAGGCGGATCTGATGATGGGCGACCGTCTGATTGGCGAAGCGCCGGAATATACGCTTGAACAGTGGTTACGCTGCGACACCCTGTGGCCTAATTTGCTGACCGGGGCGCAATATGCCCATTTGCAGGCCACGCTGGACGCGGTGCAAGCGCAGCCCGAGGCCCGTGGCCGCAACGATGCTCTGCGTAATGTGTTCAATACGCTGATGGATGACGCCATTATGACGCCGCTGTTCAAATATAATTATCGGATCAGCGCGCCGCCGGGGGTCAATGGCCTGCGCCTCAACGCCCGAGGCTGGTTCGATTTCGCCAGCGCCTGGCTGCCGGCATCATCGACGTGAGAGAGCTGGTCGCCGCGCGCGTCTGGCGCTACCATATTGCTTTCACTTATTTAGTCAGGAATTGCCATGAAACGCGCCGTAGTTGTCTTCAGCGGAGGACAAGACTCAACAACCTGCCTGGTGCAGGCACTGGAACAATATGATGAAGTGCATTGCGTCACTTTTGATTATGGTCAACGCCACCGCGCCGAGATTGACGTGGCTCGCGAGCTGGCGCTGAAACTGGGCGCGGTGGCGCATAAGGTGCTGGACGTCACGCTGCTTAACGAACTGGCGGTCAGTAGCCTGACGCGCGATAGTATCCCGGTACCGGATTACGAACCGGATGCCGACGGTATTCCCAATACCTTCGTTCCCGGGCGCAATATTCTGTTTTTAACCCTGACGGCCATCTATGCCTACCAGGTGAAAGCCGAAGCGATTATTACCGGCGTTTGTGAGACCGATTTCTCCGGCTACCCGGATTGCCGCGACGAGTTTGTTAAAGCATTGCACCATGCCGTCAGCCTCGGTATGGCAAAAGATATTCGCTTCGAAACGCCGCTGATGTGGCTGAACAAAGCCGAAACCTGGGCGCTGGCTGATTATTGGGGCCAGCTGGATCTGGTGCGCCGCGAAACTCTCACCTGTTATAACGGCATTAAAGGCGATGGCTGCGGCCAGTGCGCCGCCTGCAACCTGCGCGCCAATGGTCTGCATCAGTACCAGGCCGATCGGCCAGGTATTATGGCGATAATGAAGCAAAAAACCGGGCTGAACCAGGCATAGCCTGCGGAGAGCTATTGGCACGGAGCTTTAGTTCAACGTCCCCGGTGGCGCAACGCTTACCGGGGCTACGGGTTCACAGCGTCCCACTAGCCGGTAGCCCGGACAAGGCGCGTCAGCCGCCGCCTCCGGGAAGCTGTTGGCACGGAGCTTTAGTTCAACGTCCCCGGTAGCGCTACGCTTACCGGGGCTACGGGTTCACAGCGTCCCACCAGCCGGTAGCCCGGACAAGGCGCGTCAGCCGCCGCCTCCGGGAAACTGTTGGCACGGAGCTTTAGTTCAACGTCCCCGGTAGCGCTACGCTTACCGGGGCTACGGGTTCACAGCGTCCCACCAGCCGGTAGCCCGGACAAGGCGCGTCAGCCGCCGCCTCCGGGAAACTGTTGGCACGAAGCCTTAGTTCAACATCCCCGGTAGCACTACGCTTACCGGGGCTATGGGTTCACGGCTCTCCGCGGTCCGACTCTCACACGACTGTTGTTAGCGTAAGTTCATCTGGTCGAGTTTTTCGCGCAACTCTCCGTCCAACGGCAGCGCCTTCTGCGTTTTCAAATCAATACAGACGAAAGTAATCAGCGCATCGGCCACCACTTCGCCATTGGGGTTAAGCGTCACAATCTGACTCAGGGTGCCGCTTTTGCCGTTAAGCTGCTCCAGCTTACTGGTGACGGTCAGCACATCGCCCAGAACCGCCGGGCGGCGGTAGTTGATATTGATGTTTACCACCACGAAAGCAATATTGTGGCTGGTCATCCAGTGAAACGCCGGGCTGCTTTCGAGGCCGTCCCAGCGCGCTTCCTCAAGAAACTCCAGATAACGGGCGTTGTTAACGTGCTGGTAAACATCCAGATGATAACCGCGAACTTTAATTTGGGTCTGCATAGCGCACATGCCTTACGATTATTGTTGTCAATCAGGTAAGAGGTCACACCAGATAGCGTGACCTCTTTAGCATGGCAAAGATTTGCCACTGTGCAAACCAGCAAGCCAAAATTACAGCGTTAGATGTGACAGGTTTCTCTCTACCAGCGAACTGCCCATCCCAGGCACCTGTTTAAGATCGTCGACGGTCTTAAACGGTCCGTACTCTTCGCGGTAGCTGACGATGGCCTGCGCTTTCTTCAGCCCAACACCGTTCATGGCCTGCGCCAACGCCTCCGCGCTGGCAGTATTGATACTAACCCGCGCCCCATCGCTTTCCACTGCTTTAACCGCCTCTGGCGCCTTCGTCTGCAGTGGCTGAACGCTCTCTTTTGCCGATGCCGTCTTGCCGCTCGCCGACGCCGCCAGCGCCCCCTGAGAACCCGCCGCACAAGCCAGCAACGCAGCGACAAAAACCATTTTGATTCCTCTTTTCATGCTGTTATCTCCTTGTTTGTTGACAGCAAAGTCACGATAACGGCTGTGAAAATAGAGTACAAAAGGCGAATATCAGAAATGGAAAAGGCCGCGAAAGCGGCCTTTGGATATTGCATCACGTTACCTCGTTTTGCGAGGCGGCGCGAAATTATTGCTGCTGGTCGACGACGTCGCCGAGCTTGATTTTCGCTTCCTTACGCAGGTTGCTCATCAGTGCTTCAAAAGCAATTTGAGCGTTGTTCTGGGTGATCCCCTGAACCATCGCTTTCTTCTGCTCTTCCGGCATGGATCCGGCTTTCACTTCGTCCAGCGCCAGCAGCACGACGTTACCTTTCATGTCAGTGCCCACGCCATAGCTGGCTTTATCTTTCTGCGGCAGCGGCAGAGAGAATGCCGCCTGACTCAGCGGATCCTGACCGGTACGGGACAGCGTCTGCGCCGCGCCGAAGCTCAGCCCAGCGGCTTTCATCGCTTCATCGCCTTTACCGGCTTTCAGGTCGGCCAGTAGCTTGTCGGCATCCAGCTTCGCCTGTTGCTCCGCTTTGTTGTGCTTAACGATGTCGCTCACCTGCGCTTTCACGTCAGCCAGCGGCTTAACGCTTTCCGCTTTGTGCTCGCTGATACGCAGTACAAAGGCGCGATCGCCGTCAACGGTAATGATGTCCGAGTTGCTGCCCGGCGTGCCGTTCTCGCCGACCAGACCGCCGTTAAAGATAGCGTCGGAGACCGGTTTGAAGTTCAGCTCTTCCGGCAGATTGTCGCGGCCGAACCAGCCGGTCTCAACCACTTTCAGGCCAGCGACTTGCGCCGCGCCCGCCAGGGACTCGTTATCGTTGCTGGCAGCGTCACTCACCTTCTGCTGCAGCGCATAGTACGCGTCCAGCGCTTTTTCCTGCTTCACTTTTGCCGCGATATCGTTACGCACGTCTGCCAGTGGTTTTACCTGCGCCGGCTGAACATCATCCAGACGAGCCACCAGGAAGCCTACGGAAGATTTGATCACGCCGGAGAGTTGGCCTTTATCTTTCAGACCAGCCTCTTTCAGCTCAGGCACGGTGGAAGCATCTTCCATCCATCCCATATCGCCGCCGTTACGCGCGGAGATGATGTCGGTAGATTTCTCTTTCGCTAACGTGGCGAAATCAGCGCCTTTTTGCAGTTCGCCCAGCACCGCTTTTGCATCGGCTTCAGTTTTAGTCTGAATCACGCTGTAGCGATTGCGCTGCGGCTGAGTGAACTGATCTTTATGCTGGTCATACCATGACTGAATTTCTTCGTCAGAAGCGTTTTCCTGCATGCTGGCGGCATCCATCTTGATGTAGCTCACGCGGAACTGCTCCGGCGCCATAAAGCGGGCCTGATTCTGCTGCCAGAAAGCGTTGATCTCTTCATCGCTGGCGGTCTGCTTCGCCGCCAGCGCGTTGACGTCGATGGTCGCTTCGCGAACCACACGCTGCTGGGATACCAGCGCCGCCAGTTGATCGGATTCACCCGGCAGCATGAAATCGGTACCGGCAACCGCGTTAATCAGTTGCTGAGTCGTCAGTTGGTTACGCAGCGCCTGTGCGTATTGATCGGTGGTCATCCCCATCTGATTCACGATACCGCTGAAGCGTTCGTTATCAAA includes these proteins:
- a CDS encoding YbgC/FadM family acyl-CoA thioesterase gives rise to the protein MQTQIKVRGYHLDVYQHVNNARYLEFLEEARWDGLESSPAFHWMTSHNIAFVVVNININYRRPAVLGDVLTVTSKLEQLNGKSGTLSQIVTLNPNGEVVADALITFVCIDLKTQKALPLDGELREKLDQMNLR
- a CDS encoding Lrp/AsnC family transcriptional regulator, with product MLDKIDRKLLSLLQTDCTLSLQALADAVNLTTTPCWKRLKRLEDEGILRERVAILDAEKLGLGLTAFVLIKTQHHSSDWYCRFVSEVTQMAEVLGFWRMAGEYDYLLRVQVADMKRYDDFYKRLVNSVPGLSDVTSSFAMEQIKYTTALPID
- a CDS encoding SgrR family transcriptional regulator, with the protein product MRLLNRLNQYQRLWQPSSGAPQQVTVGELAERCFCSERHIRTLLRQAQEAGWLSWQASSGRGKRGQLCFHKTPESLRNEMMEHALNKGQQQNALELAQLAPVELKALLHPFLGGQWQNNTPTLRIPYYRPLEPLRPGFLPGRAEQHLAGQIYAGLTRFDDRDNTPVGDLAHHWQVSPDGLRWHFYIRSTLCWHNGDAVETAQLRQRLLLLLELPALRTLFASISRIDITHAQCLTITLHRADYWLPFRLASYCSVLAHPDDPAIGCGPFRLKLFSPELVRLENHPRYHLQHPLIQAVEFWITPQLFERDLGTSCRHPVQITIGDPEELDNLRQVSKSISLGFCYLTLRHSPRLSKAQAQRLVSIIHRSSLLETLPLDEGLITPSHEVLPGWSIPQGPENHEVPLPSQLTLLYHLPVELHAMAEQLRLRLATLGCELTIIFHDAKNWDGCQHLAQADLMMGDRLIGEAPEYTLEQWLRCDTLWPNLLTGAQYAHLQATLDAVQAQPEARGRNDALRNVFNTLMDDAIMTPLFKYNYRISAPPGVNGLRLNARGWFDFASAWLPASST
- the queC gene encoding 7-cyano-7-deazaguanine synthase QueC gives rise to the protein MKRAVVVFSGGQDSTTCLVQALEQYDEVHCVTFDYGQRHRAEIDVARELALKLGAVAHKVLDVTLLNELAVSSLTRDSIPVPDYEPDADGIPNTFVPGRNILFLTLTAIYAYQVKAEAIITGVCETDFSGYPDCRDEFVKALHHAVSLGMAKDIRFETPLMWLNKAETWALADYWGQLDLVRRETLTCYNGIKGDGCGQCAACNLRANGLHQYQADRPGIMAIMKQKTGLNQA
- the ppiD gene encoding peptidylprolyl isomerase; this translates as MMDNLRTAANSVVLKIIFGIIIVSFILTGVSGYLIGGGNNYAAKVNGQEIGRAQFENAVASERNRMQQQLGDQFSELAANENYMKTMRQQVLNRLIDESLLDQYARELGLGISDNQVKQAIFQTQAFQSNGKFDNERFSGIVNQMGMTTDQYAQALRNQLTTQQLINAVAGTDFMLPGESDQLAALVSQQRVVREATIDVNALAAKQTASDEEINAFWQQNQARFMAPEQFRVSYIKMDAASMQENASDEEIQSWYDQHKDQFTQPQRNRYSVIQTKTEADAKAVLGELQKGADFATLAKEKSTDIISARNGGDMGWMEDASTVPELKEAGLKDKGQLSGVIKSSVGFLVARLDDVQPAQVKPLADVRNDIAAKVKQEKALDAYYALQQKVSDAASNDNESLAGAAQVAGLKVVETGWFGRDNLPEELNFKPVSDAIFNGGLVGENGTPGSNSDIITVDGDRAFVLRISEHKAESVKPLADVKAQVSDIVKHNKAEQQAKLDADKLLADLKAGKGDEAMKAAGLSFGAAQTLSRTGQDPLSQAAFSLPLPQKDKASYGVGTDMKGNVVLLALDEVKAGSMPEEQKKAMVQGITQNNAQIAFEALMSNLRKEAKIKLGDVVDQQQ
- the cof gene encoding HMP-PP phosphatase, whose protein sequence is MAKLAAFDMDGTLLMPDHRLGEQTLTALKRLRERDIALTFATGRHALEMHRVVGEFSLDAFLITGNGTRIHSLEGDELYRQDLNPEVAEEVLHSAWDTRASMHVFNDGGWFTGQARPEMLHAHAFSGFHYQLCDPKRMPAHHVTKICFCGDHDDLRRLRIQLNDALGDRASLCFSAMDCLEVLPVGCNKGAALAVLSQHLGFTLQDCMAFGDAMNDREMLGSVGRGFIMGNAMPQLKAELPHLPVIGDCRHQAVSHFLTHWLDNPDLPYSPE
- a CDS encoding helix-hairpin-helix domain-containing protein; this translates as MKRGIKMVFVAALLACAAGSQGALAASASGKTASAKESVQPLQTKAPEAVKAVESDGARVSINTASAEALAQAMNGVGLKKAQAIVSYREEYGPFKTVDDLKQVPGMGSSLVERNLSHLTL
- a CDS encoding PLP-dependent cysteine synthase family protein gives rise to the protein MNSAWVKHAISEINADYQRSADTHLIRLALPGFPGIQIYLKDESTHPTGSLKHRLARSLFLYGLCNGWIKEGTTIIESSSGSTAVSEAYFARLLGLPFIAVMPSCTAKRKIEQIEFYGGRCHFVDSACEIYAASETLARELNGHYMDQFTFAERATDWRGNNNIADSIFRQMTHEPHPQPSWIVMSAGTGGTSATIGRYIRCQGYETQLMVVDPQNSVFLNYWQSRDASLRSPVGSKIEGIGRPRVEPSFIPDVVDEMLRVPDAASVATALWLETQLGRKVGASTGTNMWGVLQLAARMRDEGRTGSIVTLLCDSGERYLESYYNPQWVAANIGDIAPWQAQIAQLISAK
- a CDS encoding SmdA family multidrug ABC transporter permease/ATP-binding protein; this encodes MRLFAQLSWYFRREWRRYLGAVALLAVIAVLQLIPPKVVGIVVDGVTKEHYTAEKVWMWIGALVVIAVMIYLLRYVWRVLLFGASYQLAVELREDFYRQLSRQHPAFYLRHRTGDLIARATNDVDRVVFAAGEGVLTLVDSLVMGCAVLIVMSTQISWQLTLLALLPMPFMALAIKRNGDALHERFRVAQAAFSSLNDRTQESLTSIRMIKAFGLEDRQSAQFAADAADTGAKNMRVARIDARFDPTIYIAIGAANLLAIGGGSWLVLQGELTLGQLTSFVMYLGLMIWPMLALAWMFNIVERGSAAYGRIRSMLEEAPVVNDGSETVPEGRGSLNVAVREFTYPQASKPSLEKVNFTLQPGQMLGICGPTGAGKSTILALIQRHFDVTDGDIRFHDIPLTRLQLDSWRGRLAVVNQTPFLFSDTVANNIALGKPDATQEQIEHVARLASVHDDILRLPQGYETEVGERGVMLSGGQKQRISIARALLLEAEILILDDALSAVDGRTEHDILHNLRQWGEGRTVIISAHRLSALTEASEILVLQHGHIAQRGRHEQLAAQAGWYRDMYRYQQLEAALDDVPQDEETVDA